In Manis pentadactyla isolate mManPen7 chromosome 3, mManPen7.hap1, whole genome shotgun sequence, a single window of DNA contains:
- the LOC118910057 gene encoding melanoma-associated antigen B4-like, with amino-acid sequence MPRGQKSKRRAREKRRQNRAEAQALSARATAAEEEETTSSSSPVVQCAPSSSPVAGTSQKPERARATTRAVAGVSHPGSDKEAKGQAVESETSSQASASIESAKEDPVTRRVEMLVQLLLYKYKMKEPIKKVDMMKLVNKRYREHFPEILRRAAEHVELVFGLELKEVKPNSRYYTFVNKLDYLNDGSLSSGWKIHWNGILMPVLSVIFLNGNHASEEQIWQFLSMLDIYDGRKHFIFGEPRKLITDLVQEKYLEYHQIPNSNPPHDEFLWGPRAHAETSKMKVLEFLAKIKGTTPTAFPLHYEEALRDEEERARARAAARASTPARAGAHSEATSSHHSHLQ; translated from the coding sequence ATGCCTCGTGGTCAGAAAAGTAAGCGCCGTGCTCGTGAGAAACGCCGCCAAAACAGAGCGGAGGCCCAAGCTCTTAGTGCTCGAGCCACTGCAGCGGAGGAAGAAGAGACCACTTCGTCCTCCTCTCCTGTTGTGCAGTGTGCTCCCTCAAGCTCCCCTGTTGCTGGCACTTCCCAGAAGCCTGAGAGGGCCCGGGCCACCACAAGGGCTGTTGCAGGTGTTTCACACCCAGGATCTGATAAAGAGGCTAAAGGCCAAGCTGTGGAAAGTGAAACTTCCTCCCAGGCCTCAGCTTCCATTGAGAGTGCTAAGGAAGATCCTGTAACCAGAAGGGTGGAAATGTTGGTGCAGCTACTGCTCTATAAGTATAAAATGAAGGAGCCCATTAAAAAGGTAGACATGATGAAGTTGGTCAACAAAAGGTATAGGGAGCACTTCCCTGAGATCCTCAGGAGAGCAGCTGAGCATGTGGAGCTGGTCTTCGGCCTTGAATTGAAGGAGGTTAAGCCCAATAGTAGGTACTACACCTTTGTCAACAAGCTAGACTACCTCAATGATGGCAGTCTGAGCAGTGGCTGGAAAATCCATTGGAATGGGATTCTGATGCCTGTCCTGAGCGTGATCTTCTTGAATGGCAACCACGCCTCTGAGGAGCAGATCTGGCAGTTCCTGAGTATGTTGGACATCTATGATGGAAGGAAGCACTTCATCTTCGGGGAGCCCAGGAAGCTCATCACAGATTTGGTGCAAGAAAAGTACCTGGAGTACCACCAGATACCCAACAGCAATCCTCCACATGATGAGTTCCTGTGGGGTCCAAGAGCCCATGCTGAAACCAGCAAGATGAAAGTCCTAGAGTTTCTGGCCAAGATCAAGGgtaccacccccactgccttcCCATTGCATTATGAAGAGGCTTTGAGAGATGAGGAAGAGAGGGCCCGAGCCAGAGCTGCAGCCAGGGCCAGCACTCCTGCCAGGGCAGGTGCACACTCTGAGGCCACGTCCAGCCACCACTCTCACCTGCAGTGA